A genome region from Nicotiana tabacum cultivar K326 chromosome 13, ASM71507v2, whole genome shotgun sequence includes the following:
- the LOC107783733 gene encoding potassium channel SKOR: protein MTRVAEEVLETMNMNGGVEYEVEDVRDKIESSRGSRFQLIEDDLGLNLFRRRISRLKINLSQVFIIHPENRWYRMWENFILIWSIYSSFFTPMEFAFFNGLPRKLFLLDICGQIVFLVDIVLQFFVAYRDSQTYKMVYKRTPIALRYLKSHFILDFLSCMPWDIIYKAVGSKEEVRYLLWIRLSRARRITYFFQKMEKDIRINYLFTRIVKLITVELYCTHTAACIFYYLATTLSEQQEGYTWIGSLKLGDYSYSNFRDIDLWTRYTTSMYFAIVTMATVGYGDIHAVNLREMIFVMIYVSFDMILSAYLIGNMTALIVKGSKTERYRDKMTDLLKYMNRNRLGRDIRNQIKGHLRLQYESAYTDAAVLQDIPISIRAKISQSLYQSYIENVPLFKGCSSEFISQVVTRVHEEFFLPGEVIMEQGNVVDQLYFVCHGVLEEVGIAKDGSEETVALLEPNSSFGDISIVCNIPQPYTVRVCELCRLIRIDKQSFSNILEIYFHDGRRILSNLLQGKESNLRVKQLESDIAFHIGKHEAELALKVNSAAYHGDLHQLKSLIRAGADPNKKDYDGRSPLHLAASRGYEDITLFLIQEGVDINAPDKFGNTPLLEAIKSGHDRVASLLVKEGAFLKIENAGSFLCMVIAKGDSDLLRRLLSNGVDPNSKDYDQRTPLHVAASQGLYSMAKLLLGAGASVFTKDRWGNTPVDEARVSGNKQMIGLLEEAKSAQLSEFPDVPHEISEKLRPRKCTVFPFHPWESKDVRKHGVVMWIPQTIEELVTTASEKLNFPSDSCILSEDAGKILDIDMIADGQKLYLINDQST from the exons ATGACGAGAGTAGCAGAGGAAGTACTGGAGACGATGAATATGAATGGAGGAGTGGAGTATGAAGTAGAAGATGTTAGAGATAAAATAGAATCTTCTAGAGGAAGTCGATTTCAACTTATAGAAGACGATCTGGGTTTAAACTTGTTTCGCCGGAGAATTAGCCGCCTTAAGATTAATCTCTCTCAAGTTTTCATTATTCATCCTGAAAACAG GTGGTACCGGATGTGGGAAAATTTTATCCTTATATGGTCAAtttattcatcatttttcacaccTATGGAGTTTGCCTTCTTCAATGGATTACCAAGGAAACTCTTTCTCCTAGACATTTGTGGTCaaatagtttttcttgtggataTAGTCCTCCAATTCTTTGTTGCCTATAGAGATAGTCAGACTTACAAGATGGTATACAAACGAACCCCTATTGCTCTTCG GTACTTGAAATCTCATTTTATTCTTGATTTTCTTAGTTGCATGCCTTGGGATATAATTTACAAG GCTGTTGGCAGCAAAGAGGAAGTGAGATACCTTTTATGGATTAGGTTAAGCAGGGCGCGCAGAATTACTTACTTTTTTCAGAAAATGGAAAAAGATATTCGGATCAATTACCTCTTCACCAGAATTGTAAAACTTATCACTGTTGAACTCTACTGCACACATACAGCTGCCTGTATCTTTTACTATTTGGCGACTACGCTGTCTGAACAGCAAGAAGGTTACACATGGATTGGTAGTTTGAAATTGGGAGATTACAGTTATTCAAACTTCAGAGATATTGATCTTTGGACGCGATACACTACTTCAATGTATTTTGCTATTGTTACTATGGCAACTGTTG GTTATGGAGATATACATGCAGTCAATTTGAGGGAAATGATATTTGTCATGATTTATGTCTCCTTTGATATGATTCTTAGTGCTTATTTGATCGGTAACATGACAGCTCTAATTGTGAAAGGATCAAAAACTGAACGATACAGAGATAAAATGACAGATCTATTGAAATATATGAACAGAAATAGACTCGGAAGAGACATACGTAATCAAATAAAAGGTCACTTGCGATTACAATATGAAAGTGCTTACACTGATGCAGCTGTTCTCCAGGACATTCCAATCTCAATCCGCGCCAAG ATTTCGCAGAGTTTATATCAGTCTTACATAGAAAATGTTCCTCTTTTTAAGGGATGTTCCTCGGAATTCATAAGTCAAGTT GTAACTCGAGTCCACGAAGAATTTTTCCTCCCCGGAGAAGTGATAATGGAACAAGGGAATGTAGTAGACCAGCTTTATTTTGTCTGTCATGGCGTTCTG GAGGAGGTTGGTATAGCGAAGGATGGATCAGAAGAGACAGTGGCACTTCTTGAACCTAACAGCTCATTCGGAGATATTTCCATTGTTTGCAACATTCCTCAACCATATACAGTTCGTGTTTGCGAACTGTGTAGGCTCATACGTATTGATAAGCAGTCATTTTCCAATATTCTGGAGATTTATTTTcatgatggaagaagaatcttGAGTAATTTACTACAG GGAAAAGAATCTAATCTCCGCGTGAAGCAACTGGAGTCAGATATCGCATTCCATATTGGGAAGCACGAAGCAGAACTTGCTTTGAAAGTGAATAGTGCAGCTTATCATGGTGATTTGCATCAGCTGAAGAGTTTAATTCGCGCTGGAGCAGATCCCAACAAGAAAGATTATGATGGAAGATCACCTCTG CATCTTGCAGCATCGAGAGGCTATGAAGACATAACTCTTTTCCTTATCCAAGAAGGCGTTGATATAAACGCTCCAG ATAAATTTGGCAACACGCCGCTGCTTGAAGCAATCAAGAGTGGACATGATCGTGTCGCTTCATTACTTGTTAAAGAAGGTgccttcttgaaaattgaaaatgcTGGTAGCTTCCTGTGTATGGTGATAGCAAAGGGCGATTCAGATCTATTGCGAAGGCTATTGTCCAACGGTGTTGATCCCAACTCTAAAGACTATGATCAACGAACACCACTTCATGTTGCTGCTTCTCAAGGATTATACTCAATGGCGAAATTGCTTTTGGGAGCTGGCGCTTCTGTTTTCACAAAGGATAG ATGGGGAAATACTCCAGTTGATGAAGCTAGAGTAAGTGGAAACAAGCAAATGATCGGTCTTCTGGAAGAAGCAAAATCTGCTCAGTTATCTGAATTCCCTGATGTTCCACATGAGATCTCAG AAAAATTGCGTCCGAGGAAATGTACTGTGTTTCCTTTCCACCCATGGGAGTCCAAAGATGTGAGAAAACATGGTGTTGTAATGTGGATACCTCAGACTATCGAGGAGCTCGTTACCACAGCATCTGAGAAACTCAATTTTCCATCTGATTCTTGTATATTATCAGAAGATGCTGGTAAAATTCTTGATATAGATATGATTGCTGATGGTCAAAAATTGTACTTGATCAATGATCAATCAACTTGA